A region of Salvia splendens isolate huo1 chromosome 17, SspV2, whole genome shotgun sequence DNA encodes the following proteins:
- the LOC121774236 gene encoding uncharacterized protein LOC121774236 encodes MATLQKFKLLACAVAASPARSPSASPVIHLRRRRTLRMLLSRATGGAGGGGGRRLPPRCCDASTDRRGSSEKRSAPEKGKESLVSNKLKDLFVSSPPPMAEAVSENVREMLLPSGGELRRGDGRSLRPLSATFRQRLLLRRAWRPVLGGIPE; translated from the coding sequence ATGGCAACTCTGCAGAAATTCAAGCTCCTGGCGTGCGCTGTCGCCGCCAGTCCTGCCAGGAGTCCGTCGGCGAGTCCGGTGATCCACCTCCGCCGGAGAAGAACACTCCGAATGCTGCTCAGCCGCGCGACGGGCGGAGCcggaggcggcggcgggagACGGCTGCCTCCGCGGTGCTGCGACGCTTCCACCGATCGGAGGGGGAGCAGCGAGAAGAGAAGCGCGCCGGAGAAGGGTAAAGAGTCGTTGGTGAGCAACAAGCTGAAGGATTTGTTTGTTTCGTCGCCTCCGCCGATGGCGGAGGCTGTTTCGGAAAATGTGCGAGAAATGCTGCTGCCGTCCGGCGGCGAATTGAGGAGAGGTGATGGACGCTCGCTCCGGCCGCTGTCGGCGACTTTCCGGCAACGATTGTTGTTGAGGAGAGCGTGGCGGCCGGTGCTCGGCGGGATTCCGGAGTGA
- the LOC121774237 gene encoding MDIS1-interacting receptor like kinase 2-like → MDVVFAANAIIIFSITILLSNVVVANASNSSREALMDFGWPYINSTAHHCNWKGITCDDHGRVTELSLQTHVGYLSNLSHYLLGSELPPSLVNLSKLNVLDISDNNYIYGVIPPNIGSLSKLLYLNLSHNQLRTTLPLSLPNLTNLEVLHISVNSFFGVIPSGIWGKKEVPSVTPHLKHGDIFKMWNFDGNIAYQDITEATKDFDFKYCIGTGGYGSVYRAQLPTGKVVAIKKLHRFEEDNPVFYSSFRNEAIVLSQIRHRHIVKLFGFCLHKQSMFLIYDYMER, encoded by the exons ATGGATGTTGTGTTTGCTGCTAATGCTATCATCATTTTTAGCATCACCATATTGTTGAGTAATGTAGTTGTAGCTAATGCTTCAAACTCGAGCAGAGAAGCGTTGATGGATTTCGGTTGGCCTTATATCAACTCTACTGCTCATCACTGCAACTGGAAAGGCATCACTTGCGATGATCATGGCCGCGTTACAGAGTTAAGCCTGCAAACTCATGTAG GTTACCTCTCCAACTTGTCTCATTATCTTCTTGGTTCTGAGTTGCCTCCTTCATTGGTAAATCTGAGTAAGTTGAATGTGCTTGACATTTCTGATAACAATTACATTTATGGTGTCATTCCACCTAACATAGGAAGCTTATCCAAGCTACTGTATCTCAATTTGTCTCATAATCAACTCAGGACGACGCTGCCTCTTTCACTGCCAAATCTCACAAACTTAGAGGTGCTTCACATTTCTGTTAATAGTTTTTTTGGTGTCATTCCCTCTGGAATATG GGGAAAGAAAGAAGTCCCCTCAGTCACACCTCATCTCAAACATGGAGACATATTCAAGATGTGGAACTTCGATGGCAACATCGCCTACCAAGACATCACTGAAGCAACGAAAGACTTTGACTTCAAATACTGCATCGGAACTGGTGGCTACGGGAGCGTCTACAGAGCTCAACTTCCCACTGGAAAAGTTGTTGCTATTAAGAAGCTTCACAGATTTGAAGAAGATAATCCTGTTTTTTATTCCTCTTTTAGGAATGAAGCCATTGTTCTTTCTCAGATACGCCATCGACATATTGTCAAGCTTTTTGGCTTTTGTCTGCACAAACAAAGCATGTTTCTCATCTACGACTACATGGAACGATGA